From Brassica oleracea var. oleracea cultivar TO1000 chromosome C3, BOL, whole genome shotgun sequence, a single genomic window includes:
- the LOC106335751 gene encoding mechanosensitive ion channel protein 10-like: protein MDASSIGMAGSKSSNGKTEVVINVSGELSSKMASPDSAINKTSSPEISKLTGSPHKPPRSPNLSNAGLIQRKSFARSVYSKSKSRFVEPPCPVDTSNLEEEVKEQLGARFSFRRASPNNNSTRSIGSTTPLTPSKAVEAAEKDEDEEIYKKVKLSKEMRRKISLLTLIEIAFFLAVLASLVCSLTIDSLKKHTFWGLEVWKWCVLVMVTFSGMLVTNWFMRFVVFLIETNFLLRRKVLYFVHGLKKSVQVFIWLSLILVAWVFLFNRDVDRSPGATKILTAITRTLISLLTGSFLWLVKTLLLKILAANFNVVNFFDRIQDSVFHQYVLQTLSGPPLIEEAQRVGREPGTGHLSFASVVKKGEVKEKKVIDMGKVHKMKREKVSAWTMRVLMEAVRTSGLSTISDTLDQTAAFGDGKEKGDRGEITSEMEALAAAYHVFRNVAQPCFNFIEEEDLLRFMIKEEVDLVFPLFDGAAETGKITRKAFTEWVVKVYTSRKALAHSLNDTKTAVKQLNKLVTAILMVVTLIIWLLLLEVATTKVLLFFSTQMVALAFIIGSTCKNLFESIIFVFVMHPYDVGDRCVVDGVPLLVEEMNLLSTVFLKLDNEKVYYPNAVLATKPISNYFRSPDMSETVEFSIAFSTPISKIAHLKERIADYLEQNPHHWSPIHTVVVKEIENMNKLKMALYSNHTITFQEYSERNIRRTEQALAIKKILEDLHIDYSLLPQHVHLTKSDKN from the exons ATGGATGCTAGTAGTATAGGAATGGCAGGAAGCAAGAGTAGCAATGGAAAAACAGAAGTTGTTATCAACGTCTCAGGTGAGCTTTCATCAAAGATGGCTTCACCAGACTCTGCCATCAATAAAACCTCTTCTCCTGAGATCTCTAAGCTTACTGGTAGCCCTCACAAGCCTCCCAGATCTCCCAATCTGAGCAACGCCGGTTTAATTCAGAGAAAATCTTTTGCGAGGTCGGTTTACTCCAAATCCAAATCCCGTTTTGTTGAACCACCTTGTCCTGTAGACACAAGCAACCTAGAGGAGGAAGTCAAAGAACAGCTCGGCGCTCGTTTCTCTTTCAGAAGAGCTTCTCCTAACAACAACTCCACAAGGAGCATCGGCTCAACGACACCTCTCACTCCAAGCAAAGCCGTAGAGGCTGCGGAGAAGGACGAAGACGAAGAGATCTACAAGAAGGTGAAGCTGAGCAAAGAGATGCGTAGAAAGATCAGCTTATTGACTTTAATAGAGATAGCTTTCTTCTTAGCGGTCTTAGCCTCTTTGGTTTGTAGCTTAACCATCGACTCCCTGAAGAAACACACCTTCTGGGGGCTAGAAGTTTGGAAATGGTGCGTGCTCGTGATGGTCACGTTCAGCGGGATGCTGGTGACGAACTGGTTCATGCGTTTCGTCGTCTTCCTCATCGAAACAAACTTTCTCTTAAGAAGAAAAGTGCTCTACTTCGTCCACGGGTTAAAGAAGAGCGTTCAAGTCTTTATATGGCTTAGTTTGATTCTTGTTGCGTGGGTGTTCCTCTTCAACCGCGACGTGGATCGTTCACCCGGGGCCACCAAGATCCTCACCGCTATCACGAGAACTCTCATCTCTCTTCTAACCGGATCATTCCTCTGGCTGGTAAAAACTCTTTTATTAAAGATCCTCGCGGCGAACTTCAACGTGGTTAACTTCTTCGATAGGATTCAAGACTCCGTGTTCCACCAGTACGTCCTCCAGACGCTCTCTGGGCCTCCGCTCATCGAGGAGGCCCAGAGGGTGGGGAGGGAGCCGGGGACGGGGCATTTGAGTTTCGCTAGCGTGGTGAAGAAGGGAGAGGTTAAGGAGAAGAAAGTGATTGATATGGGGAAAGTTCACAAGATGAAGCGTGAGAAAGTCTCTGCTTGGACGATGAGGGTTTTGATGGAAGCGGTTAGGACTTCGGGTCTGTCTACTATCTCTGACACGTTGGATCAGACGGCGGCTTTTGGCGATGGGAAAGAGAAAGGTGATAGAGGGGAGATTACTAGTGAGATGGAGGCTTTGGCTGCTGCTTATCATGTCTTTAGAAATGTTGCTCAGCCTTGCTTCAA TTTCATAGAGGAGGAAGACTTGCTTAGGTTCATGATTAAGGAAGAGGTTGATCTTGTGTTTCCTTTGTTTGATGGTGCTGCTGAGACTGGTAAAATCACCAGAAAAGCTTTCACAGAATGGGTG GTTAAGGTGTACACTAGCAGGAAAGCTCTAGCGCATTCCTTAAACGACACAAAAACGGCGGTTAAGCAGTTAAACAAACTTGTGACAGCGATCTTGATGGTGGTTACCCTTATCATTTGGCTGCTGCTTCTAGAAGTAGCAACGACCAAGGTTTTGCTCTTCTTCTCCACTCAAATGGTGGCTCTAGCTTTTATAATCGGAAGCACTTGCAAAAATCTCTTCGAATCCATTATCTTTGTCTTCGTTATGCATCCTTATGATGTTGGTGATCGCTGCGTTGTCGACGGTGTCCCG TTGCTGGTTGAAGAGATGAATCTGTTATCTACAGTGTTCTTGAAGCTTGACAACGAGAAAGTGTATTATCCTAACGCAGTTTTAGCCACGAAACCGATAAGCAACTACTTCAGAAGTCCTGATATGAGCGAAACAGTGGAGTTCTCTATAGCGTTTTCAACACCAATCTCCAAGATCGCACATCTCAAAGAAAGAATCGCTGA TTACTTGGAGCAGAATCCGCATCATTGGTCACCTATACACACGGTGGTGGTTAAGGAGATAGAGAACATGAACAAGCTGAAGATGGCTCTATACAGCAACCACACCATCACGTTTCAGGAATACAGTGAGAGGAATATCAGAAGGACCGAACAGGCTTTGGCTATTAAGAAAATATTGGAGGATCTTCACATTGACTATAGTCTCCTTCCTCAACATGTTCATCTCACCAAGTCCGACAAAAATTAA
- the LOC106329648 gene encoding B3 domain-containing protein REM9-like, producing the protein MANPHEPHFFKPLLPGFQSGVTIPLAFFSKHIEGKTNQKTWKLRSDASDQTWEVIQEDRTLTRGWKDFTTAHDLQIGDLVIFKHEGDMVFHVTPFGPSCCEIQYTHPHIIKEEADAGDADDNEISKS; encoded by the exons ATGGCGAATCCACATGAACCTCATTTCTTTAAGCCGCTGCTTCCTGGTTTCCAAAGTGGCGTC ACAATACCACTTGCCTTCTTCTCAAAGCACATAGAAGGGAAGACGAACCAGAAAACATGGAAACTAAGATCAGACGCTTCAGATCAAACTTGGGAAGTGATACAAGAAGACAGGACACTCACCAGAGGTTGGAAAGATTTCACCACAGCACATGACCTTCAAATCGGTGACCTTGTCATCTTCAAACACGAAGGAGACATGGTGTTTCATGTCACTCCTTTTGGTCCTAGCTGTTGTGAGATTCAGTATACACATCCTCACATCATCAAGGAAGAAGCCGACGCGGGTGATGCTGATGACAATGAGATTAGTAAGTCTTGA